Proteins from a single region of Pithys albifrons albifrons isolate INPA30051 chromosome 12, PitAlb_v1, whole genome shotgun sequence:
- the RANBP10 gene encoding ran-binding protein 10 isoform X4, which produces MGIGLSAQGVNMNRLPGWDKHSYGYHGDDGHSFCSSGTGQPYGPTFTTGDVIGCCVNLINNTCFYTKNGHSLGIAFTDLPSNLYPTVGLQTPGEIVDANFGQQPFVFDIEDYMREWRAKIQSTIKRFPIGDRLGEWQAMLQNMVSSYLVHHGYCSTATAFARVTDTTIQEEQTSIKNRQRIQKLVLAGRVGEAIEATQQLYPGLLEHNPNLLFMLKCRQFVEMVNGTDSEVRCFSARSPRSQDSYPGSPSLSPRHGSSNSHVHSTGADSPTCSNGVMSTKSKQSHSKYPTLSSSSSSSSSSSPSSVNYSESNSTDSTKSQQHSSTSNQETSDSEMEMEAEHYPNGVLENSSTRIMNGTYKHEEILQTDESSMEDSCPQRQLCGGNHAATERMIQFGRELQILSEQLCREYGKNTMHKKMLQDAFSLLAYSDPWNCPVGQQLDPIQREPVCAALNSAILESQNLPKQPPLMLALGQASECLRLMARVGLGSCSFARVDDYLH; this is translated from the exons GATGGGACAAACATTCCTATGGGTACCACGGAGACGATGGGCACTCCTTCTGCTCCTCGGGGACGGGGCAGCCCTACGGCCCCACCTTCACCACTGGAGATGTCATTGGCTGCTGTGTCAACCTGATCAACAACACCTGCTTCTACACAAAAAATGGCCACAGTTTAG gTATAGCCTTTACAGACCTCCCT tcaaATCTCTACCCTACAGTGGGTCTCCAGACTCCAGGAGAGATCGTGGATGCCAACTTTGGGCAGCAGCCCTTCGTGTTCGACATCGAGGACTACATGAGGGAGTGGCGGGCGAAGATCCAGAGCACCATTAAGCGATTTCCCATAGGAGACAGGCTGGGGGAGTGGCAGGCCATGCTGCAGAa tatGGTTTCATCATATTTGGTTCATCATGGGTACTGTTCAACAGCAACTGCCTTTGCCAGAGTCACAGACACCACAATCCAGGAAGAACAGACCTCAATAAAGAACAGACAAA GAATACAGAAGTTAGTATTAGCAGGCAGAGTGGGAGAGGCTATAGAAGCCACCCAGCAGCTCTATCCTGGCCTCCTAGAACATAATCCCAACCTGCTCTTCATGTTAAA GTGTCGGCAGTTTGTGGAGATGGTGAATGGCACAGACAGTGAAGTGCGTTGTTTCAGTGCCCGCAGCCCCAGATCCCAGGACAGTTATCCCGGGTCCCCCAGCTTGAGTCCCAGACATGGATCAAGCAACTCACACGTTCACAGTACCG GAGCAGATAGTCCAACCTGTAGCAATGGAGTCATGTccacaaaaagcaaacagagtCACAGTAAATACCCAACACTGagttcatcatcttcatcttcctcctcctcttccccctcatCTGTGAACTACTCTGAATCCAATTCTACAGATTCTACCAAATCTCAGCAGCACAGTAGTACAAGTAATCAAGAAACCAG TGACAGCGAGATGGAAATGGAGGCTGAGCATTATCCCAATGGAGTCCTGGAAAATTCATCCACCAGGATAATGAATGGCACCTACAAACATGAAGAGATCTTGCAGACGGATGAGTCCAGCATGG AAGACAGCTGCCCCCAGAGGCAGCTCTGTGGAGGCAACCACGCTGCCACGGAGAGAATGATCCAGTTTGGGCGGGAGCTGCAGATCCTGAGCgagcagctttgcagagaaTATGGGAAGAACACCATGCACAAAAAGATGCTTCAG GACGCCTTTAGCTTGTTAGCTTACTCAGACCCTTGGAACTGCCCCGTTGGCCAACAGCTGGACCCAATCCAGAGGGaacctgtgtgtgctgctctcAATAGTGCTATATTGG AATCTCAGAACCTGCCAAAGCAGCCCCCACTGATGCTTGCCCTGGGCCAGGCCTCGGAGTGTTTGCGGCTCATGGCTCGCGTGGGCTTGGGCTCCTGCTCCTTTGCCAGAGTAGACGACTATTTGCACTAG
- the RANBP10 gene encoding ran-binding protein 10 isoform X3: MEPQGQVQLHRPLAGQPARPLQRYMGIGLSAQGVNMNRLPGWDKHSYGYHGDDGHSFCSSGTGQPYGPTFTTGDVIGCCVNLINNTCFYTKNGHSLGIAFTDLPSNLYPTVGLQTPGEIVDANFGQQPFVFDIEDYMREWRAKIQSTIKRFPIGDRLGEWQAMLQNMVSSYLVHHGYCSTATAFARVTDTTIQEEQTSIKNRQRIQKLVLAGRVGEAIEATQQLYPGLLEHNPNLLFMLKCRQFVEMVNGTDSEVRCFSARSPRSQDSYPGSPSLSPRHGSSNSHVHSTGADSPTCSNGVMSTKSKQSHSKYPTLSSSSSSSSSSSPSSVNYSESNSTDSTKSQQHSSTSNQETSDSEMEMEAEHYPNGVLENSSTRIMNGTYKHEEILQTDESSMEDSCPQRQLCGGNHAATERMIQFGRELQILSEQLCREYGKNTMHKKMLQDAFSLLAYSDPWNCPVGQQLDPIQREPVCAALNSAILESQNLPKQPPLMLALGQASECLRLMARVGLGSCSFARVDDYLH, translated from the exons GATGGGACAAACATTCCTATGGGTACCACGGAGACGATGGGCACTCCTTCTGCTCCTCGGGGACGGGGCAGCCCTACGGCCCCACCTTCACCACTGGAGATGTCATTGGCTGCTGTGTCAACCTGATCAACAACACCTGCTTCTACACAAAAAATGGCCACAGTTTAG gTATAGCCTTTACAGACCTCCCT tcaaATCTCTACCCTACAGTGGGTCTCCAGACTCCAGGAGAGATCGTGGATGCCAACTTTGGGCAGCAGCCCTTCGTGTTCGACATCGAGGACTACATGAGGGAGTGGCGGGCGAAGATCCAGAGCACCATTAAGCGATTTCCCATAGGAGACAGGCTGGGGGAGTGGCAGGCCATGCTGCAGAa tatGGTTTCATCATATTTGGTTCATCATGGGTACTGTTCAACAGCAACTGCCTTTGCCAGAGTCACAGACACCACAATCCAGGAAGAACAGACCTCAATAAAGAACAGACAAA GAATACAGAAGTTAGTATTAGCAGGCAGAGTGGGAGAGGCTATAGAAGCCACCCAGCAGCTCTATCCTGGCCTCCTAGAACATAATCCCAACCTGCTCTTCATGTTAAA GTGTCGGCAGTTTGTGGAGATGGTGAATGGCACAGACAGTGAAGTGCGTTGTTTCAGTGCCCGCAGCCCCAGATCCCAGGACAGTTATCCCGGGTCCCCCAGCTTGAGTCCCAGACATGGATCAAGCAACTCACACGTTCACAGTACCG GAGCAGATAGTCCAACCTGTAGCAATGGAGTCATGTccacaaaaagcaaacagagtCACAGTAAATACCCAACACTGagttcatcatcttcatcttcctcctcctcttccccctcatCTGTGAACTACTCTGAATCCAATTCTACAGATTCTACCAAATCTCAGCAGCACAGTAGTACAAGTAATCAAGAAACCAG TGACAGCGAGATGGAAATGGAGGCTGAGCATTATCCCAATGGAGTCCTGGAAAATTCATCCACCAGGATAATGAATGGCACCTACAAACATGAAGAGATCTTGCAGACGGATGAGTCCAGCATGG AAGACAGCTGCCCCCAGAGGCAGCTCTGTGGAGGCAACCACGCTGCCACGGAGAGAATGATCCAGTTTGGGCGGGAGCTGCAGATCCTGAGCgagcagctttgcagagaaTATGGGAAGAACACCATGCACAAAAAGATGCTTCAG GACGCCTTTAGCTTGTTAGCTTACTCAGACCCTTGGAACTGCCCCGTTGGCCAACAGCTGGACCCAATCCAGAGGGaacctgtgtgtgctgctctcAATAGTGCTATATTGG AATCTCAGAACCTGCCAAAGCAGCCCCCACTGATGCTTGCCCTGGGCCAGGCCTCGGAGTGTTTGCGGCTCATGGCTCGCGTGGGCTTGGGCTCCTGCTCCTTTGCCAGAGTAGACGACTATTTGCACTAG